In Plasmodium falciparum 3D7 genome assembly, chromosome: 13, the following are encoded in one genomic region:
- a CDS encoding mitochondrial import inner membrane translocase subunit TIM23, putative, with amino-acid sequence MGDYLKTGSVNYDLEILKKKPEKKLSIDKQNLYLQGYGRQWGEKLVYSVGLAYGSGLLLGGGCGLINGIMKGGKTKKLFLNSVLNSTSVIGPSVANQMASLTMIFYALNNMVKLITKNDEIYNSSIAGFLAGCIYKSSSNYKILGSYSIMSSAVFSCIDYGFKKGYI; translated from the exons atgggtgattatttaaaaacaGGGTCAGTAAATTATGatttagaaatattaaagaaaaaaccTGAGAAAAAATTATCTATAGATAAACAAAATTTATATCTGCAAGGGTATGGAAGACAATGGGGTGAAAAACTAGTATATAGTGTTGGACTAGCATATGGATCAG gCTTATTGTTAGGAGGAGGATGTGGATTAATAAACGGAATCATGAAAGGAGGTAAAACGAAAAAGCTGTTTTTAAATTCAGTATTGAATTCAACATCAGTTATTGGTCCAAGTGTTGCTAATCAAATGGCATCATTAACCATGATATTTTAtgcattaaataatatggtaaaattaattactaaaaatgatgaaatatataattcaagtATAGCTGGGTTTTTAGCTGgatgtatttataaaagttcttctaattataaaatattaggaAGTTATTCAATTATGTCATCTGCAGTTTTTTCGTGTATAGACTATGGATTTAAAAAAGGTTACATTTga
- a CDS encoding ubiquitin-conjugating enzyme E2, putative — MASASRSSKELLRLQKELKDIEKENVDEIDAHMKDTNIFEWVGFIKGPSGTPYEGGHFILDITIPNDYPYNPPKIKFNTKIWHPNISSQTGAICLDVLKNEWSPALTIRTALLSIQALLSDPQPDDPQDAEVAKMYKENYSLYLKTASVWTKTFATVPKLEPREDIIKKITEMGFSEDQAKKALIKANWNETLALNTLLENS, encoded by the exons atggCATCGGCATCACGAAGttcaaaagaattattaagattacaaaaa gaattaaaagatattgaaaaagaaaatgtcgATGAAATTGATGCACATATGAAAGATACCAATATTTTTGAATGGGTTGGATTTATAAAAGGACCATCTGGAACACCTTATGAGGGTGgtcattttattttagatATAACTATACCAAATGACTATCCCTACAATCCACCAAAA ATAAAATTTAACACCAAAATATGGCATCCAAATATTTCCAGTCAAACAGGCGCTATATGTTTGGacgttttaaaaaatgaatggaGTCCAGCATTAACCATTAGAACTGCACTTTTATCGATCCAAGCACTTTTGTCTGACCCACAGCCAG ATGATCCTCAGGATGCTGAAGTAGCAAAAATGTACAAGGAAAATTATTCCCTTTATTTAAAAACAGCAAg tgTATGGACGAAAACTTTTGCAACAGTGCCTAAATTAGAGCCAAGAGAAGATATA ATTAAGAAAATTACTGAAATGGGTTTCTCAGAAGATCAAGCTAag AAAGCATTAATAAAAGCTAACTGGAATGAAACTTTGGCCTTAAATACGCTCCTAGAAAATTcgtaa
- a CDS encoding phosphatase 2A regulatory subunit-related protein, putative codes for MNRKRYSINTSIHNENMNVNMRSSSGSFSEKSDFRDLKYNACMFLQGELMRQFLMDEDIWLFMQNVKMKLKEDPNEMDIWLDTQLHMARLNSGHSFNSDIPPSLHTKTKFENSHLKSDKEYEKMFDIYNENDKTENIYYNKKKSKNQYSNYPINEPENVNFNTKEEHVDEMDSQIFLKKILGDEYKEMKETNVNVNLKIDESYCNANNVEKSNNDNLKNNINLCDNIFSNNKVQPPFLKHSMDKQKILDSITNKINYIKNKKKQLEERSSSIINHLNDNKIEDDVSTINPLSVYDLQYDNLLNDVSNKNVDIIDNRTNTLYNTVNISLNMNGNNNNNYDDDIIYTNKNSVINNIDKDINQEVIHSNINFFDKTNGLSENNKTCEYYVQSNSVKVEDIKENVTKKEGSSNIDNADSYTKKSSYNENQDYNLYNDDKEKMIEELDEHKNNFNKYNKNIEENVKNNYNSINVDGVNKLPIDEYKIENMKKDNISIPKMTISIGELIDEDTDIKLQKIFNQCNNKMDLNTFENEIVVNFLKIGRYMSHTLFSRVEKGSDDFMTYENFKKFFSKRFIDGEKDPSYYNDERYIFMFSKKNKDYYNHSYGSKCMTNENTHNNDDRDILKESEISNVVENSQKGDHIDVSYRKCSIINFFNAIKEENKNYIEFKDFDIYIREILKRNKSLQFLLEHTEFLERYIESVIVRIYYYIDINDTNRIYLNDLRKHDLAHIWCFLDDSVKVQHIKNYFSYSHFYVYYCTFCQTSSCKDMLIDDNDLYRFDNHSLNDFIVNRIWSRISMKLGGPNQKYMCLNDWIYFIMNYEDMTTNRSIEFWFKLIDLDADCVIRDHEIQVFFHIQTERLKSHYLEEPKFEDWMCQMNDAIQPSIEGNFTLSDFKKNKKYASKFFGCLVSLSKLLAWESRDVHKELQIETEFPCWTPWEIFCKTKYDELCYIENESYYDENFDNYDNYDKYDNYDKYDGYDKYDIYDNYDKYNNYDNYDAKNLYIIDSD; via the coding sequence atgaatagaAAAAGATACAGTATAAACACTTCAAttcataatgaaaatatgaatgtTAATATGAGATCTTCTTCTGGGTCTTTCTCAGAAAAATCTGATTTTAGagatttaaaatataatgctTGTATGTTTTTGCAAGGTGAATTAATGCGTCAATTTTTAATGGATGAAGATATATGGTTATTTATGCAAAATGtcaaaatgaaattaaaagaagatcCTAATGAAATGGACATATGGTTAGACACTCAATTACATATGGCTAGATTGAATTCTGGACATTCCTTTAATTCAGATATCCCACCTTCTCTACatacaaaaacaaaatttgAAAACAGCCATTTAAAATCAGATAAAGAATACGAAAAGAtgtttgatatatataatgaaaatgacaaaactgaaaatatatattataataaaaaaaaaagcaaaaatcAATATTCAAATTATCCTATAAATGAACCAGAAAATGTAAATTTTAATACAAAAGAGGAACATGTCGATGAAATGGATAGCcaaatttttttgaaaaagatATTGGGAgatgaatataaagaaatgaaagaaaCAAATGTTAatgtaaatttaaaaattgatGAATCATATTGTAATGCTAATAATGTGGAAAAgagtaataatgataatcttaaaaataatataaatttatgtgATAACATATTCAGTAATAATAAGGTTCAACCaccttttttaaaacattcaatggataaacaaaaaatactTGATAGTATAACaaacaaaattaattatataaaaaataaaaaaaagcaaTTGGAAGAAAGAAGCTCATCTATTATTAATCATTTAAACGATAATAAAATTGAAGATGATGTATCTACTATTAATCCATTATCTGTGTATGATTTACAATATGATAATTTGTTGAATGACGTatctaataaaaatgttgatATCATAGATAATCGTACAAatactttatataatacagttaatatatcattaaatatgaatggtaataataataataattatgatgatgatatcatatatacaaacaaaaatagtgttataaataatatagacaAGGATATTAATCAAGAGGTGATACatagtaatataaatttctttGATAAAACAAATGGTCTGTCCGAAAATAACAAAACATGTGAATATTATGTCCAATCAAATTCTGTAAAAGTTGAagatattaaagaaaatgtTACAAAAAAGGAAGGTTCTTCTAATATAGATAATGCTGATAGTTATACAAAAAAGAGttcatataatgaaaatcaggattataatttatataatgatgataaggaGAAGATGATTGAAGAACTAGATGAACATAAAAACAAtttcaataaatataataaaaatatagaagaaaatgtaaaaaataattataattctaTTAATGTTGATGGTGTAAACAAATTACCTAtagatgaatataaaatagaaaatatgaaaaaggaTAATATTTCTATACCGAAAATGACCATAAGCATTGGAGAGTTAATAGACGAAGATACAGATATTAAACtccaaaaaatatttaatcaATGTAATAACAAAATGGATTTAAATACTTTTGAAAATGAAATAGTAGtaaattttttgaaaataggGAGATATATGAGTCACACCTTATTTTCTAGGGTAGAAAAAGGAAGTGATGATTTTATGacatatgaaaattttaaaaaatttttttcgaAACGTTTCATTGATGGAGAAAAGGATCCAagttattataatgatgaaagatatatatttatgtttagcaaaaagaataaagattattataatcattcaTATGGATCTAAGTGTATGACAAATGAAAATActcataataatgatgataggGATATCTTGAAAGAAAGTGAAATATCTAATGTTGTAGAAAATAGCCAAAAAGGAGATCATATTGATGTATCATATAGAAAGTGCtctataattaatttttttaatgcaattaaagaagaaaataagaattatatagaatttaaagattttgatatatatataagagaAATATTGAAAAGGAATAAATcattacaatttttattaGAACATACTGAATTTCTAGAAAGATATATTGAATCTGTTATTGTtcgtatatattattatattgatattaatgatacgaatagaatatatttgaatGATTTAAGAAAACATGATTTAGCTCATATTTGGTGTTTTTTAGATGATTCTGTAAAAGtacaacatataaaaaattatttcagttattctcatttttatgtatactATTGTACGTTTTGTCAAACTAGTAGTTGCAAAGATATGTTAATAGATGATAATGATTTGTATCGATTTGATAATCATTCATTAAATGATTTTATCGTAAATAGGATATGGTCAAGAATATCTATGAAATTAGGAGGTCCtaatcaaaaatatatgtgtttgAATGAttggatatattttataatgaatTATGAAGATATGACAACTAATCGTTCAATAGAATTCTGGTTCAAATTAATTGACTTGGATGCAGATTGCGTAATAAGAGATCATGAAATTCAAGTTTTTTTCCATATACAAACAGAACGTTTAAAATCACATTATTTAGAAGAACCTAAATTTGAAGATTGGATGTGTCAAATGAATGACGCTATCCAACCATCTATTGAAGGCAATTTTACCCTATCagattttaaaaagaataaaaaatatgcttCCAAATTTTTTGGATGTCTAGTTAGCTTATCAAAATTATTAGCATGGGAAAGTAGAGATGTACACAAGGAGCTTCAAATTGAAACTGAATTTCCATGTTGGACTCCATGGGAAATTTTTTGTAAGACAAAATATGATGAATTGTGTTATATTGAAAATGAAAGTTATTACGATGAAAACTTTGATAATTacgataattatgataagtatgataattatgataagtATGATggatatgataaatatgatatttatgataattatgataaatataataattatgacaaTTATGATGCaaaaaatttgtatataatagaTTCGGATTAA
- a CDS encoding regulator of chromosome condensation, putative, with translation MTHFFKFKKSNDENVTQPKLVTKAIISSDFIKKLPKYEDKRTIIYYWGKRVINENDETPEHLPTIYTELSNVKIREISCNRACALFLSNTGNMYSFGKGLHGELGQGTMVVYNAQPSLIPTVTNIKQIACGYNHSLCLSHDNILYAWGHGNYNGLKCNYDRFTPTILNIHDYGDVIETTLNALSHLITDYEKSEKKKKTCTQIYAKYNQSIAVCDNNSSIYLWGETYNNYLKYIPTFFYKFQLDNKIKQIAMGKNFAVVLLVNGELYGWGDGTYGELCKSSFDDEGGCYFIYPEPLILRDANNKKLPNINKVSAGARHVLLITEDEHVWSFGDKISGQCGISGFQNIVTTPKFVELNENNQKAKKIFCGERHSACINKFNQLYMWGHSAHHKLIFTASSDFLLNQNVQPGISIQSGLKQKFNKATLIYSMLHQKVTNAYLGDDFTIVVVGGETFEKSKQGDQHSDKTFYSVQEENAFISI, from the coding sequence atgacacatttctttaaattcaaaaaatcaaatgatgaaaatgtgACTCAACCCAAATTGGTAACAAAAGCAATCATATCTTCTGACTTTATAAAGAAATTACCAAAGTATGAAGATAAGAGaaccataatatattactgGGGAAAAAGagttataaatgaaaatgacgAAACACCAGAACACTTACCTACCATATATACAGAGCTTAGTAATGTAAAAATAAGAGAAATTAGTTGTAACCGTGCGTGTGCTTTATTTTTAAGTAACACCGGAAATATGTATTCTTTTGGAAAAGGGTTACATGGAGAACTAGGTCAAGGAACGATGGTTGTTTATAATGCACAACCATCATTAATTCCAACagtaacaaatataaaacaaatagcATGTGGATATAATCATTCATTATGTTTATctcatgataatatattatatgcatGGGGTCATGGAAATTATAATGGATTAAAATGTAATTATGATAGATTTACGCCAactattttaaatatacatgaTTATGGTGATGTTATTGAAACTACATTAAATGCTTTGTCTCATTTAATTACGGATTATGAGAAATccgaaaagaaaaaaaaaacatgtaCACAAATTTATGCTAAATACAATCAAAGTATAGCAGtttgtgataataatagttcCATATATTTATGGGGAGAAACAtacaataattatttaaaatatattccaacctttttttataaatttcaattagataataaaataaaacaaatcgCAATGGGTAAAAATTTTGCGGTTGTTTTACTTGTTAATGGAGAATTATATGGATGGGGTGATGGCACCTATGGAGAATTATGTAAAAGTTCATTTGATGATGAAGGTggttgttattttatttatcctGAACCTTTAATTTTAAGAGATgcaaataataagaaattgCCAAATATTAATAAGGTTAGTGCAGGAGCAAGAcatgtattattaataacaGAAGATGAACATGTTTGGTCTTTTGGAGATAAAATTTCCGGCCAATGTGGTATATCCGGATTTCAAAATATTGTCACAACACCAAAATTTGTTGAATTGAAtgaaaataatcaaaaagctaaaaaaatattttgtggAGAAAGGCATTCTgcttgtataaataaatttaatcaACTTTATATGTGGGGACATTCAGCTCATCATAAACTAATTTTTACAGCTAGCTCAGATTTTCTATTGAATCAAAATGTTCAACCTGGTATTTCTATTCAATCAGGACTGaaacaaaaatttaataaagctacattaatatattcaatgTTACATCAAAAAGTTACAAATGCATATTTAGGTGATGACTTTACTATTGTAGTCGTTGGAGGAGAAACTTTTGAAAAAAGTAAACAAGGTGATCAACATTCAGACAAAACATTTTATTCAGTTCAGGAGGAAAATGcatttatatctatatga
- a CDS encoding DnaJ protein, putative — MNYYKILGVTQNACKKTIREAYLKKVKLYHPDLNKSPDATTKFKQIQEAYQALYNNDKSNTSFYNENSYTKNYRTEDMKKGQGFTNDFSDFHREFYEEVHRMREHERNEQNRRYSNNNYSYSYDIFNKYPREFFYINLIFKLFPLFVVPFLFLFVVYKQYILKSHFKEKPILIYDAYGRAFLVDIHGRKFRASEFDKY, encoded by the exons atgaattattataaaattttag gtGTTACACAAAATGCTTGTAAAAAAACAATACGCGAAgcttatttaaaaaaagttaAATTATATCACCCTGATTTGAATAAAAGCCCAGATGCTACAACAAAATTTAAACAAATTCAGGAAGCATATCAagcattatataataatgacaaatcaa atacTTCTTTCTATAATGAAAATAGTTACACAAAGAACTATAGAACTGAAGACATGAAAAAAGGCCAAGGTTTTACAAACGATTTTAGTGATTTTCATCGTGAATTTTATGAAGAAGTTCATAGAATGAGAGAGCATGAAagaaatgaacaaaataga aGATACTCAAACAATAATTACAGCTATtcttatgatatatttaataaataccCAAGAgaatttttttacataaatttaatttttaaattatttcctCTATTCGTCGtcccttttttatttctctTTGTGGtttataaacaatatat ATTAAAAAGTCATTTTAAAGAAAAGCCTATATTAATATACGATGCATATG GCAGAGCTTTTTTAGTAGACATACATGGACGAAAGTTCAG aGCTTCTGAATTTGATAAATACTAA